The stretch of DNA AATCTAAACCACAGAGGCTCTTTTAGGAAAAATTGAATCATAAATTTTATTCGCTGCACGATGGGCCCCCCCTTTTTAAAAGCATATGGTAAGTATATCAATAACATCCCTTCACGCTAATATCTATTTGATTACTGTCAAAAACAGTCTGCAATTGTAACACCGAACTATCTGTTCGACAAAAATTTCCCGGAAAATGTATCAAAATCCACCTTATAAAGAGATTCCGGCACTTTTAATCAAACGATTAATTAAGAAGGGATTTGTTGAATGGTGCCGAAATTATAATAAACAAGAGAGGATGGATGAACCTTGATAAAAATAGCGGCATTAGTAGGAGATTATTGGCACCCCGGTGATGATGCCAAAGCAGGCTTAGAAGCAGCAATTAATAGAATACCAAACAAGGCAGAAATAGAATTACAGTACATTACATACGAGGAAGTTTCTCAAGTACTTGATAGCCAACCAGACCTTTTTATCAATGCAAAAATGAATGTGCTTAACCCAAGAGATGAACAATTAGTCACTTGGTTAACAGAGGAAATTGATGAGAAGATTGCAAACTATGTAAAAAACGGTGGTAGTGTCTTAGCTTGGCATGCTGGTATGGCTGGATATCCAAAGCAAACTCGTTACACCCAAATGCTTCGGGGAGCTTTTGATTACCATCCACCAGGACTGCAAGAGGTTACTTATATGCAAGTTGATAAGTCATTTACACTACTTGATGAGCATTATTTTGTTCACTGTGATGTGAACAATACAGAAGTGGATCTCCGGAGTACCGGAGAATCTGGGGATTCTATTGCATGCTGGAAGCATTCCTATGGAAAAGGAAAAGTATGCTGCTTTACTCCAGCACATACGAAAGAAGGGATGTTAAATGAAAACATCTCCCTTTTGTTAGCCGCAAAAATAAATTGGATGTTAGGAATGTAGTAATTTAAAAGGCAATCGTCATGCGAATGCCTTTTTGGTTATTTATTTACTTTTCCCTGGGTGTAAAATTTTGATTAGCAGTACTTCACCACAAGAGGTGCAGACTGTGAAGTTTTGTTCGGAACCCTTGGTAAAGCTTTTTTCTAACGAGCGAAGAAGTTTATGGTCACTGGCTTTGGTAAATGAAGTTCCACCGCATTCTAGACATTTTTTTATCTTTAAATCCATATCACACCTACCTTAAACAAATTCCAATCAACAGACGAGACATTCCACAAAAAGCTTCTCGTCTTTAGAAGTTATTCATTCAGATAGATAGAAATGTTTCTTTTTCACAAAAAAAAGATTCGGCCGGTTGCCGAATCCAAAAGAAATCTTATAAAAGGGGGTTATGGAAGAGAGAGAAAAAAGTTTGTCCTCTTCATGTATCTATCTTATCCCTTAAGTATGAACAAACTATGAACAAAGGTTTACGTTTCTATTAATTTTAAAAACCCACCTAAGTTTAGTGTTCATGCCTTCATGCGTTCAGGTAGATTTTGAATCGATTGGACCACCATATCTAGCTTTGTCTCTATCCGATATAGCAAGTAGAGGGTGACAACGATTGGAAATCCTACCTCACTGATGAGAGCTATCATCTGCTCCACGCGATTTCACTCCTTTCTTTTAATAATGCCGGCTTCACCCTTTATATATAGAAAAAAGGGCATAAAGGACATGGTTGAAAAAATAAAAATTGGTCACTATCTTACTAGTTTAATTTAAATGAGACTAGCCAATATTGTGCTAGTCTCCTACTTGTTATACAATCTGCGCAAGTTTTTCATCAAAATATTCATTCATCAGGCAATCAAGTTTGATCGAAAGACTTACATATTCGGATGTGTTTGGACCTGTACTATTATATAAATTACTTAGTTTTACTCTGAGTTCAACAATGTCCATTAATAGTTTCGAGTTTTCAGTTTCAATAAATCTATCTGTTCTCATCATACACCTCTTATATTATTTTGATCTGGTTTTGGAAGGGCAGAATGACTTGTTTTTTCTATTAAGAGATACAATTTTTCCAAAACCTTTCCGATAGTAACATAGTTCCTCAATGATGGAAACAGCTCTATAAATAGTGGAAAAATTGCGAAAGTCGTAAATAATTCTGGTATATCTTGATAGAGTCTTAGGGCTTTACCTAATCGTGTTTTTGGCAAAAACATGCTATTTTATAATAACGTCTAAATGGCAACATTTTATGTGCGGATGGTAAGCATTTTTAGCTGTTCAACATTCCGTCAAATCATTTCAAACAAATTGTGAACTTAACACTATACCCATGTTATTAACTATTGAAATCCAATATAGTGTAAGTATAAAGAGCAAACAAAATTTGAAAGGCGGAATGACTTATGTTTAACAACTTTTTAAGAGAAAATAAAATCTCAGCAGCTATTTTAACAATTATTCGTTTATACCTTGGGTATGCTTGGTTCACAGCTGGTTTTGGTAAGATCACAGGAGGATTTGATGCTTCAGGATACTTGAAAAATGCAGTAGCGAATCCGGTAAAAGGTCCAGATGGCAACATGGTTTACGGCTGGTATGCTAACTTCCTAGAAAGCTTTGCGCTACCTAATATTGATGTCTTTAACTTCATCGTTCCTTGGGGCGAAACATTAATAGGTTTAGGGCTTATGCTTGGATGTTTAACAACAGCAGCAATGTTCTTCGGATTAGTAATGAACTTCAGCTTTTTCTTAGCAGGAACAGTATCTCATAACCCAACAGACATTTTCTTAGGCTTCATCATCTTAACAGCAGGCTTCAACGCTGGTAAATATGGTTTAGACCGCTGGGTAGTACCATTTATCCGTAAAACAACTAAGACTTACGTTGGTAAAGACAGGGCAAAAATAACTGCATAAAAGGTTTACACAAAAAAGACAATTCCATAGGAGTTGTCTTTTTTTCTTAGAGTCTTTTGGGCTATTTTTTCCTGAGTGTTTTTATCGCTTTGATTAGTAGGAACGTATAGCCAATCATCAATCCATATCCAATAACGAAAATGAGGATTGGTACATAATCCGGGGTATCTAGTGAATCTGTTGACATTCCGGCTAAGAAAAGCGGCATGATTGGCAGCATAATTGCACCTGGCCCAGAACCAATCACAACCACGGCTCCAGACCCAATCACAATCCATGGCCAAACCGGTATTTTGCAGCGGGTGCTGACAGAATAATAGGTTTTGGCTGAGGGGCTGAAATTCCGGTGTTTTTCACCTGTTGATAATCCTTTATTGCTGAAAATGCCTTTTTTAAACCCCAAATGGTCACTACAAGAATGCCTAGGACGATAGGGATATAAATGACGGTAAAAAAGCTGAATTCATCTGGTTTCCAAATTGGGATTGCAATAGTAAGAAGCATGCCAGGCAAAGATTGCAGCAAAAATAACCCACCAGCAATAAGGACAAACCAAGCCCATAATGGGTTTTTCTTTTTTTGATTTTCCATGTAGTAGACTCCTAGAACTTTTTTACTATTATTATATGATTTTTAGAAAAAAAGGGAAATTCTAGGTGAATACTGCCAAACTATTTATCGACAGAAATTTCGCTGAAAAACAGTTAAAATTCCGTTATTCGAAAGGGTTTGTAGTCGTTTTAATCAAACGATTAGTTAGGAAGAAAACAGTCAGAGTTTGCCGAATTTTCGACTATTAACAATGTTCATACTAAATTTTCCAATATTTATAGTAGAATTGTATTGTGAACCAATTTAAGTCTATTGAAAATGTAATCGCTTCATCATCTTGGTACAGTAAAGTTTTTTATTAAAAGGATGTTGATAAAATGAGATATAAAGGTAGGATCATTACATTTTTATTCGTTCTCATAATAAATTTACTCTATACATCTTATTATTTTCTAAGAGATGGTTATATAGATTGGATTGAGTATATTGGATATCCAGTCTTGCTTCCACTTGCTTGGTGGTTTGGAAAGCAATACGATAAAGCAAAGTATTATTCGGAGAAAGACCCGTTAACTGGCATTTATAATAGAAGATATGTTGAATCTGCATTTGCTATTGTTAAGTCTAGGTTGGAACAAAATGGTCAGAGTGGTGCGGTTTTGCTTCTCGACGTAAATGACTTTAAATTGGTCAATGATCTTTTGGGACATAAAATAGGAGACGAATATTTACTACTTATCACGAATCAATTGAAGAAAAGCGTAAGAAAAACGGATATAGTAGCCCGTTGGGGGGGAGATGAATTCTTAATTTTTTTACCTGATGTTCAAAAAAAGGAAGATTTGGACCAAATGCTAGAGCGAATCCACCATAATTTGAAGAAGCTATCATTTCATGATGTAAAAATAAGTGTTTCAATCGGCGCAGCTCTTTATCCTAACCATGGAAAGTGCCTTGATGACCTATTAAAAGTGGCGGATAAAAATATGTATCATTTAAAATCACAAAAAAAGCTAAGAGACACACTGGGCTAGTCGGTGTCACTTAGCTTTTTTTGTAGATAGCTAGAAATACTGGCGGATGGCGAGAAATACTGGCGGATAGCTAGAAATACTGGCGGATGGCGAAGTATAATACTCGCTTTTTAGCGCTGTTCAACATTCCGTCATATCATTTCAAACAAACTGTGAACTTAACACTATACCCATGTTAATAAAGCTCCGAATCCAATATAGTGTAAGTATAAAGAACAACCAAATATTGAAAGGCGGAATGACTTATGTTTAACAAATTTTTAAGAGAAAATAAGATTTCTGCAGCTATCCTAACTGTTATTCGTCTATATCTTGGTTACTCCTGGTTTACAGCTGGTTTTCATAAAATTACAGACGGATTTGACGCTTCAGGCTATCTAGGAAATGCAGTAGCGAATCCGGTAAAAGGTCCAGATGGCAACATAGTTTACGGTTGGTATGTTAACTTCTTAGAAAGCTTTGCACTACCTAACATCGATGTGTTCAACTTCATCGTTCCTTGGGGCGAAACATTAATTGGCTTAGGACTTCTACTTGGATGTTTAACAACAACAGCGATGTTCTTTGGTTTAGTGATGAATTTCTCCTTCTTCTTGGCTGGAACAGTATCACATAACCCAACCGATATCTTCTTAGGCTTCATCATCTTAACTGCAGGTTACAACGCAGGAAGAATTGGTTTAGACCGCTGGGTAGTACCATTCATCAACAAAACAGTTGGAAAAAGTAAGGCAAAATCAGCTGCATAAGTGGTAACAAAAGCGACGATTCGCCCCCCTCGAATCGTCGTTTTTTTCTATTAAAAATTACCCATAACGTCGGAGGTAGGTGGGTGAAAAGAATCGTTTTTAAGAAAAGACGACAAAAAACGAAGATTTTGCTCGAATTTTGTCCGTGAACGTAAAGATCCATTGAAAGGGGGTGAAATAGTGCACTTCCGCCAATTTCTTATATCAGTTCTAATGATTAGTGCGGCGATGTTTTTTCCAGACAATGCTTTTGCTGAGAAGAATGAACTCCGTCCTCAAAAGGGACAAGCTCCGGCTTCAATACCGGAACATGCTTCAATATCAGAACCGGCAACAAAAGCAGTACCAGCAAAAGCTGAAGAGGTGCAAACGCTGAACAAGACGATTCCTGAACATGCTCGTGAAAACCAAGCACAGGCTAAACAGCTGTCAGCCCAGAATACTCCAAATCAGGCTGCGTTGAAAAAAAGTTTGCCAGAGCAGGCAAATGAAAACGCGAAGTCGGGGGTAAAGAAGGCTGAGAAGGTTGCTCAGGTCAATGGACCCGAACAAGCAGAGGCTGTCCAGGCAAATCATATTGTAGAAAAGTCGAGACCTAAAAATTATATCCAAGATACTGATAGTGAAGTAAAAGTCGAAAAAGTAACACCAGTAAAAGTAGATAATATTCTCTATTTGCAAGGAAAAGACTTAGACATAACAAAATCAGAATCCGTTGTGCAGGAGCCACAGAATGATCCTGCCAGCAAGGAAGAGATACCTAAGGTAAATCAAGTACTGAATCAAACACAGAGAAGCAACGGTTCAGGGGGTCAATCAAATGATCGGGTCAATCATGGGATAAATAATTTAAGCTTGTTGGATAAATGGTTTGAATGGAATGACTATTTTGAAATCAAACTTGTTCAGCCGTACCTCTCCCGGCAAGCCTTGCTGAATACTCAATGGGTGAATGCTCCGCCATCGCAACCGCCGCAGGCTGCTCCTTTATTAACCAATGTCACCCGCAGCTAAAAGCCACGGATCATGATAATAAAAGGAGCGAATTATAAATGAAACATTACTTAAACCCTAATAAAGTTGCTAAATCTTTTGTACTTGCTGGAGCATTATCGTTTGGAATTTTTGCTGGAGGTCAATTTACGGAAGCAGCTGGCCCAGATCACGCGAAAGTTGAAAAAAGTGTTCAAGTGAAACAATCCAATAACGCAAAAGTTAATGTGAATGTTAAACCAGTTGCTCCGGCAGCACCAGCTGTTC from Neobacillus sp. CF12 encodes:
- a CDS encoding ThuA domain-containing protein; amino-acid sequence: MIKIAALVGDYWHPGDDAKAGLEAAINRIPNKAEIELQYITYEEVSQVLDSQPDLFINAKMNVLNPRDEQLVTWLTEEIDEKIANYVKNGGSVLAWHAGMAGYPKQTRYTQMLRGAFDYHPPGLQEVTYMQVDKSFTLLDEHYFVHCDVNNTEVDLRSTGESGDSIACWKHSYGKGKVCCFTPAHTKEGMLNENISLLLAAKINWMLGM
- a CDS encoding GGDEF domain-containing protein, producing MRYKGRIITFLFVLIINLLYTSYYFLRDGYIDWIEYIGYPVLLPLAWWFGKQYDKAKYYSEKDPLTGIYNRRYVESAFAIVKSRLEQNGQSGAVLLLDVNDFKLVNDLLGHKIGDEYLLLITNQLKKSVRKTDIVARWGGDEFLIFLPDVQKKEDLDQMLERIHHNLKKLSFHDVKISVSIGAALYPNHGKCLDDLLKVADKNMYHLKSQKKLRDTLG
- a CDS encoding DoxX family membrane protein — translated: MFNKFLRENKISAAILTVIRLYLGYSWFTAGFHKITDGFDASGYLGNAVANPVKGPDGNIVYGWYVNFLESFALPNIDVFNFIVPWGETLIGLGLLLGCLTTTAMFFGLVMNFSFFLAGTVSHNPTDIFLGFIILTAGYNAGRIGLDRWVVPFINKTVGKSKAKSAA
- a CDS encoding DoxX family protein — translated: MFNNFLRENKISAAILTIIRLYLGYAWFTAGFGKITGGFDASGYLKNAVANPVKGPDGNMVYGWYANFLESFALPNIDVFNFIVPWGETLIGLGLMLGCLTTAAMFFGLVMNFSFFLAGTVSHNPTDIFLGFIILTAGFNAGKYGLDRWVVPFIRKTTKTYVGKDRAKITA
- a CDS encoding aspartyl-phosphate phosphatase Spo0E family protein, whose amino-acid sequence is MRTDRFIETENSKLLMDIVELRVKLSNLYNSTGPNTSEYVSLSIKLDCLMNEYFDEKLAQIV
- a CDS encoding YvrJ family protein — protein: MEQMIALISEVGFPIVVTLYLLYRIETKLDMVVQSIQNLPERMKA